In Cyanobacteriota bacterium, one genomic interval encodes:
- a CDS encoding AAA family ATPase yields MKRDILAKLQEWKQKAKRKPLILQGARQIGKTYSLIDFAKNNFAHYTYINFEEQKELRTIFDDNINPQTIIQRLSISLEHNISEQDLIIFDEVQECPRALTSLKYFCEQKPNQAVISAGSLLGVKLNELSYPVGKVDHIEMYPMNFTEFLQALNKNILLEALEEGISQEQIYPELHQKLWNLVKLYFITGGLPEVVLEFIKHQDQLATAFEQVRYKQQDLITDYLGDMAKHAGKENAVHLQRLWNNIGEQLSQSQTANANKFKFKSAIPEKNRYSRLISSIDWLEAAGLIIKIPILDHIALPLKSNLKASSFKLFVFDIGLLGAMIDLAPKTIYDYDYGTYKGFFAENYVAQALVQSLCNNKPIFSWQEAQKELEFVLDLDGEITPIEVKAGQVTKAKSIYLFREQYHNKINTIVSGQNLNIDHRTNVYKIPLYLAGRLTEIVSKKHPK; encoded by the coding sequence ATGAAACGTGACATCCTAGCCAAATTGCAGGAATGGAAGCAAAAAGCCAAACGCAAGCCCTTAATTCTTCAAGGGGCCAGGCAAATTGGTAAAACCTATAGCCTGATAGATTTCGCCAAGAATAATTTTGCTCACTATACTTACATCAACTTTGAAGAACAAAAAGAACTTAGGACAATTTTTGATGACAATATAAATCCTCAAACTATAATCCAAAGACTTTCAATTAGTCTTGAGCATAATATCTCTGAGCAAGATCTAATTATTTTTGATGAAGTACAAGAATGCCCTCGCGCTCTTACCAGCCTCAAGTATTTTTGTGAGCAAAAGCCCAATCAAGCGGTGATCTCCGCTGGTTCCTTGCTTGGAGTCAAGCTTAACGAGCTTTCATACCCTGTTGGTAAGGTAGATCACATTGAAATGTACCCTATGAATTTCACTGAGTTCTTGCAAGCCTTAAATAAAAACATTCTGCTTGAAGCATTAGAAGAAGGAATAAGCCAAGAACAAATCTATCCTGAACTACACCAGAAACTCTGGAACTTAGTCAAGCTTTACTTTATCACTGGTGGCTTGCCAGAAGTCGTGCTTGAGTTTATAAAACACCAAGATCAATTAGCAACAGCGTTTGAGCAAGTGAGATACAAACAACAAGATCTCATTACTGATTACTTGGGTGACATGGCAAAACATGCAGGTAAAGAAAACGCTGTCCACTTACAAAGACTCTGGAATAATATCGGTGAGCAGCTCTCTCAATCACAAACAGCTAACGCCAATAAATTCAAATTCAAGTCAGCCATTCCCGAAAAAAATAGATATTCAAGATTAATTTCTAGCATAGACTGGCTTGAAGCAGCCGGCCTCATTATCAAAATCCCAATCCTTGACCATATCGCTCTTCCCCTTAAATCAAATCTCAAAGCAAGCTCGTTTAAATTATTTGTTTTTGATATTGGTCTATTAGGAGCAATGATTGATCTTGCCCCCAAAACAATTTATGACTATGATTATGGAACTTACAAAGGATTTTTCGCCGAGAACTATGTCGCGCAAGCACTTGTCCAAAGCCTCTGTAACAATAAGCCTATTTTCTCATGGCAAGAAGCCCAAAAAGAACTTGAGTTTGTGCTTGATCTTGACGGAGAAATTACTCCAATAGAAGTCAAAGCTGGACAAGTAACCAAAGCCAAAAGTATATATTTATTTAGAGAGCAATATCACAATAAAATCAATACTATTGTCAGTGGACAAAACCTTAATATCGATCACAGAACTAATGTTTATAAGATACCTTTGTATCTTGCAGGAAGACTTACAGAGATTGTTTCAAAAAAGCATCCTAAGTAA
- a CDS encoding ATP-binding protein encodes MASKKRLLELPQQAHFFLFGPRQVGKSTLIKHSFCKESSAYYNLLLEKEYTRLVAHPELLAEEVRQLDPQISHVIIDEVQRIPALLNEVHNLIENLDRQIYFVLSGSSARKLKRGQANMLGGRAWTRRLYPLSYSELGEDFDLGRALRFGTLPAIYLNDDEAAQEMLQSYVETYLTEEIKAEAIVRNMGAFTRFLRLAASESGNLLNYSNIAREAATSNQSIKEYFQVLEDTLIGSFLKPYNKSTRKRLVKHPKFYLFDNGVRNALLNNLSDDIIPATYTYGVVFEHFIINEIIKLNRYYKKNWDLSFYRSSNDTEVDLIIEKPDGHTLAIEIKSSENPSKADLRGLFSFQEINQDSELICVSRAARAKELGEITVYPWRDFLDKLFS; translated from the coding sequence ATGGCTTCTAAAAAACGCCTACTTGAATTACCTCAACAAGCTCATTTTTTTCTCTTTGGGCCAAGACAAGTCGGTAAAAGTACATTAATCAAACATAGTTTTTGCAAAGAAAGTTCTGCATACTACAACCTATTGCTTGAAAAAGAATATACCAGGTTAGTTGCTCACCCAGAACTACTAGCCGAGGAAGTTCGTCAACTTGATCCTCAAATTAGCCATGTAATTATTGATGAAGTACAAAGAATCCCAGCCTTGCTTAATGAAGTTCATAACTTAATTGAAAACTTGGATAGGCAGATTTATTTTGTACTTAGCGGCTCTTCAGCTCGCAAACTCAAACGTGGGCAAGCTAACATGCTTGGTGGTAGAGCCTGGACTCGTCGCCTCTACCCACTTAGTTATAGTGAACTTGGTGAGGATTTTGACCTTGGGCGCGCCTTGCGCTTTGGAACTCTTCCTGCTATTTACCTTAACGATGATGAAGCAGCTCAAGAAATGCTTCAATCATATGTTGAGACTTACCTAACAGAAGAAATCAAAGCTGAAGCAATCGTCCGCAACATGGGAGCTTTCACACGCTTCTTGAGACTTGCAGCTAGTGAAAGTGGTAACTTACTTAATTACTCAAATATCGCCAGGGAAGCAGCTACCAGTAATCAAAGCATTAAAGAATATTTTCAGGTGCTAGAAGACACGCTTATTGGCAGCTTCTTAAAACCCTACAATAAGTCTACTCGCAAGCGCCTCGTCAAACATCCCAAATTCTATTTGTTTGACAATGGCGTGCGTAACGCCTTACTCAACAACCTTAGCGATGACATTATTCCAGCAACATATACTTATGGTGTTGTTTTTGAACATTTTATTATCAATGAAATAATCAAACTCAATCGTTATTACAAAAAAAACTGGGATCTTAGTTTTTATCGCAGTTCCAATGATACAGAAGTCGATCTAATTATAGAAAAGCCTGACGGTCACACCCTCGCCATTGAAATCAAATCAAGTGAAAACCCAAGCAAAGCAGATTTGCGTGGTTTATTTTCCTTTCAAGAAATTAATCAAGATTCAGAATTAATCTGTGTCTCAAGAGCAGCTCGCGCCAAAGAACTTGGAGAGATTACTGTTTATCCTTGGAGAGATTTTCTGGATAAGCTTTTTAGTTGA
- a CDS encoding AAA family ATPase, producing the protein MDIQFNRALNLPQNPSKSLFLWGPRQTGKSSLLKKQYLNSIYIDFLQTNTYIKYLENPHLLREELQYQLDKSLLDKSQPIILDEVQKTPVILDEIHWLIENLDLNFILCGSSARKLKRGQANLLGGRALRYELYGLCMHELKHNFDLN; encoded by the coding sequence ATGGATATCCAGTTTAACAGGGCCCTTAATTTACCCCAAAATCCATCCAAAAGTCTTTTCTTATGGGGGCCAAGACAGACTGGCAAAAGCTCTCTACTAAAAAAACAATATCTTAATTCAATTTATATAGATTTTCTGCAAACAAATACCTATATCAAATACCTTGAAAATCCACACCTGCTAAGAGAAGAACTACAATATCAACTTGATAAATCACTGCTTGATAAATCACAACCCATCATATTAGATGAAGTACAAAAAACTCCTGTAATCCTTGATGAGATTCACTGGCTAATTGAAAATTTAGATCTCAATTTTATTCTCTGTGGTTCCTCTGCACGCAAATTAAAAAGAGGACAAGCCAATTTACTTGGAGGAAGAGCTCTAAGATACGAGCTTTATGGTTTATGCATGCATGAACTTAAGCACAACTTTGATCTAAATTGA
- a CDS encoding DUF4968 domain-containing protein — translation MPSENTQYGLKNRLILSSIEEAGENLYTLRLNHITGKELFLHICFISEEIVRFHYSNNDDFDLYHPNTHLEFQNFEDLEIRSNLSRRSDSEDGIQIIETSKLVVKIHPDPLQVQIFNQAGDLLSSDEPGLGFWSGQLDYDKTEIRCYKQYKTAPNIYGLGDKTGSLNRWGRRFRNAPLDALGYDSEFTDPLYKDIPFFIELNPDTQKAHGIFFDNFNPKFFDFGRERKPSPYYYFGAEGGDLNYYFINGPQIKDIVSRYLELTGKPNPVPSFTFGYLASGMSYTENRHPEEGETRRQDLPAATHLLNTFKRFKDKNIPASAFHLSSGYIQDSNGQRQQFIWNKDKFPDPKAFAKAAKELGVELCANVKPVLLTTHPLYQEAIKLDLFINRPDNSTLVIDYWGGPGSSLDFRKTQTQTWWKEKLKSQILDNGICGIWNDNNEYEIFEPHQAQGHEMEMSIIMSRLAHEAYQEWAKGIGNREMGPWILSRSGYAGIQKYAQTWTGDNNSSWKSLQYDNTILASMGLSGLIHAGCDIGGFWGETPDSELLLRWIQNGIFTPRFCIHSYKNIPTEPDLHQATHPEHFKIIQRFMQLRNELIPYLEQESVKASTLGIPIMRPTVYDFQNEAETYNQSFEYIFGDKFFVAPIYEPGAKTREFYLPGKGVTWTHYFSAEQYQGGQKITLDVSLENIPVFTRN, via the coding sequence ATGCCCTCAGAAAATACACAATATGGACTCAAAAATCGCTTGATTCTTTCAAGTATAGAAGAAGCTGGAGAGAATCTCTACACACTTAGACTCAATCACATCACAGGCAAAGAATTATTTTTGCATATCTGTTTTATCTCAGAAGAGATAGTGAGGTTTCATTATTCAAATAATGATGATTTTGATTTATATCATCCTAATACTCATCTTGAGTTTCAGAATTTTGAAGATCTAGAAATCAGAAGCAACTTGTCGCGTCGTAGCGATAGCGAAGACGGAATTCAAATTATTGAAACAAGCAAACTAGTAGTCAAAATCCATCCTGATCCTTTGCAAGTGCAAATTTTTAATCAAGCTGGCGATTTACTAAGCTCTGATGAACCAGGGCTTGGCTTCTGGTCAGGTCAACTTGATTATGATAAAACAGAGATTCGCTGCTACAAACAATACAAAACCGCACCCAATATTTATGGACTTGGCGATAAGACAGGCTCTCTCAACCGTTGGGGCAGACGTTTTCGCAACGCACCACTAGACGCGCTTGGTTATGATTCAGAGTTTACAGATCCACTTTACAAAGACATTCCGTTTTTTATTGAATTAAATCCCGATACCCAAAAAGCACATGGAATATTTTTTGACAACTTCAACCCTAAGTTTTTTGACTTTGGTCGTGAGCGCAAACCCTCTCCATATTATTACTTTGGAGCTGAAGGCGGCGATTTAAACTACTACTTTATCAATGGTCCACAAATAAAAGATATTGTTTCTAGATATTTAGAACTTACCGGCAAACCCAATCCTGTACCGAGTTTCACCTTTGGTTATTTAGCTTCGGGGATGTCGTATACAGAAAATCGTCATCCTGAGGAGGGTGAAACCCGACGTCAGGACCTCCCTGCTGCAACGCATTTACTAAATACTTTCAAGCGCTTCAAAGACAAAAACATCCCAGCTTCAGCCTTTCACCTTAGCTCCGGCTATATTCAAGACTCCAATGGACAAAGACAACAATTCATTTGGAACAAGGACAAATTCCCAGATCCTAAAGCCTTTGCCAAAGCAGCTAAAGAGCTTGGTGTCGAGCTTTGCGCCAATGTTAAACCAGTACTATTAACGACTCATCCACTTTATCAGGAAGCAATCAAGCTTGATTTATTCATTAATAGACCTGATAATTCAACTCTAGTAATTGACTATTGGGGTGGACCCGGATCAAGTTTGGATTTCCGCAAAACTCAAACTCAAACTTGGTGGAAAGAAAAACTCAAAAGCCAAATTCTTGATAACGGCATTTGTGGTATCTGGAATGACAATAATGAATATGAGATTTTTGAGCCACATCAAGCTCAGGGTCATGAAATGGAGATGTCAATCATCATGTCTCGATTAGCGCACGAAGCTTACCAAGAATGGGCAAAGGGAATAGGGAATAGGGAGATGGGACCTTGGATTTTGTCTAGAAGCGGCTACGCCGGCATTCAAAAATACGCCCAGACCTGGACTGGCGATAATAACTCTAGCTGGAAATCACTACAATACGACAACACCATCTTAGCTTCAATGGGGCTCTCTGGGCTGATTCACGCGGGCTGTGATATTGGTGGTTTCTGGGGAGAAACACCAGATAGTGAACTGTTACTAAGATGGATTCAAAACGGTATCTTCACTCCGCGCTTTTGTATTCACTCCTACAAAAATATTCCAACTGAACCCGACTTACATCAAGCTACTCACCCTGAGCATTTTAAAATCATCCAACGCTTTATGCAATTGCGCAACGAATTAATTCCCTATCTTGAACAAGAAAGCGTGAAAGCAAGCACACTAGGAATCCCAATCATGAGACCTACTGTCTATGATTTTCAAAATGAAGCAGAGACCTATAATCAAAGCTTTGAATATATCTTTGGTGATAAATTCTTTGTGGCTCCAATTTATGAACCAGGCGCCAAGACTCGTGAGTTTTATTTACCAGGCAAGGGCGTGACTTGGACTCATTATTTTAGTGCTGAGCAATATCAAGGTGGTCAGAAGATCACTCTTGACGTGAGCCTAGAGAATATACCAGTTTTTACTAGAAATTAA
- a CDS encoding KpsF/GutQ family sugar-phosphate isomerase gives MHTSTNNKMSSIDIAREVFEIELDSINQVLDSLGSEFEQAVEEVLKVKGRVVVTGMGKSGHIGAKIAATLASTGTPSFFVHPAEMGHGDLGMLKTDDLVLALSFSGNTEELRKVLPAIKKRNLPLIAITGGKDSSLASFADIVLHTPISKEACPLDLAPTSSTTVALVMGDALAVALMKRRDFKKEDFAQSHPLGSLGRSFVQVEQIMRKEAIPSVEADADMKAILREINSKKFGFTTVVTPANKVIGTITDGDLRRAQINYGADSFNKKAKDIMCSSPKIISPEALAITAAEIMKEYRISSLVVVDNDSKALGVIDLKDMLAEGFVI, from the coding sequence ATGCACACAAGTACAAATAATAAGATGAGCTCGATTGATATCGCCCGAGAAGTCTTTGAAATAGAGCTTGATTCAATTAATCAGGTTCTCGATTCTCTAGGTAGTGAGTTTGAGCAGGCTGTCGAAGAGGTGCTCAAAGTCAAAGGCAGAGTCGTTGTTACTGGAATGGGCAAGTCTGGTCATATCGGTGCCAAGATCGCTGCGACTTTGGCTAGTACCGGAACGCCATCGTTTTTTGTTCACCCTGCTGAAATGGGACACGGCGATCTTGGAATGCTTAAGACTGATGATTTGGTTTTGGCTCTTAGTTTTAGTGGTAACACAGAAGAGCTGCGTAAGGTTTTGCCAGCGATCAAAAAACGTAATTTGCCGTTGATTGCAATTACTGGTGGCAAAGATAGTTCACTAGCTAGTTTTGCAGATATCGTTTTGCATACACCAATCAGTAAAGAAGCTTGCCCGCTAGATTTAGCTCCTACTTCTTCAACTACGGTCGCGCTTGTTATGGGCGATGCACTGGCGGTAGCTTTGATGAAGCGTCGTGATTTTAAGAAAGAGGATTTTGCGCAGTCGCATCCACTTGGATCTCTAGGTAGAAGCTTTGTTCAGGTAGAACAAATTATGCGCAAGGAAGCAATTCCCAGCGTAGAAGCTGATGCTGATATGAAAGCTATTTTACGTGAAATCAATAGCAAAAAATTTGGTTTTACAACTGTTGTTACACCAGCCAATAAAGTCATTGGAACTATTACTGATGGTGATTTGCGCAGGGCGCAAATTAATTATGGTGCTGATAGTTTTAACAAAAAAGCCAAAGACATTATGTGCTCTAGCCCTAAAATAATAAGTCCGGAGGCGCTGGCAATTACAGCTGCGGAGATTATGAAAGAATATAGAATTTCAAGTTTGGTGGTGGTCGACAACGATTCAAAAGCTCTAGGCGTCATTGATCTTAAGGATATGTTAGCTGAAGGCTTTGTTATATAG
- the ruvB gene encoding Holliday junction branch migration DNA helicase RuvB — protein sequence MAINSSHQESNNSLLNAEPTKVDLSIENKSGNNLRPHNFDEYIGQKELIKSLKISISAAKKRKDISSLGHLLLYGPPGLGKTSLAYLLASELGTEAKIFSAPALERPKDILGILMSANDGDVIFIDEIHRLNKITEELLYPALEDYQIDIGSGKGTSSRLMRLEINKFILVGATTKLGFISAPLRDRFIHIHRMEYYSKEELAQIIQTNAKTLGLKLDEPAALVIATRSRATPRIANRLLRLVRDFAEHSNISEVNQETCNQALNSYRIDQTGLDNMDRKILSSMLKHYNGGPVGLETIAAITGEDKSTIEDYYEPFLIQSGFLLRTQRGRMLTEQGIKYCTHQNARNDANSTV from the coding sequence GTGGCTATCAACTCATCACATCAAGAATCCAACAATAGTCTGCTTAACGCTGAGCCAACTAAAGTCGATCTGAGTATTGAAAATAAGAGTGGCAACAATCTTAGACCACACAATTTTGATGAGTATATTGGTCAAAAAGAACTAATCAAAAGCCTCAAAATCTCAATAAGTGCAGCTAAGAAACGCAAAGACATCTCTAGTCTTGGACATTTGTTACTTTACGGCCCGCCAGGGCTTGGCAAAACCTCTCTAGCTTATTTACTTGCTAGTGAGCTTGGCACCGAAGCCAAGATTTTTTCAGCACCAGCACTTGAGCGCCCCAAAGATATTCTAGGGATATTAATGTCAGCCAATGATGGAGATGTGATTTTTATTGATGAGATTCATCGTCTTAATAAAATCACTGAGGAGCTTTTATATCCAGCGCTTGAGGATTATCAAATTGATATCGGTAGCGGCAAGGGCACTAGCTCACGTTTGATGCGCCTTGAAATTAACAAATTCATTTTGGTAGGAGCCACTACCAAACTAGGTTTCATCAGTGCGCCACTGAGAGATAGATTTATTCATATACACAGAATGGAATACTACTCCAAAGAGGAGCTTGCTCAAATTATTCAAACTAACGCCAAAACACTTGGGCTCAAGCTCGATGAGCCAGCAGCTCTGGTGATTGCAACGAGAAGTAGAGCAACACCGAGAATCGCCAACCGCCTACTAAGACTAGTGCGCGACTTTGCTGAACACAGTAACATCAGTGAAGTTAATCAAGAAACTTGTAACCAAGCTCTTAATTCCTATCGCATTGATCAAACTGGCTTAGACAATATGGACCGCAAGATACTTAGCTCCATGCTCAAACACTATAACGGCGGACCAGTGGGACTTGAAACGATTGCGGCGATTACTGGTGAAGACAAATCCACTATCGAGGATTACTATGAGCCTTTTTTGATTCAATCAGGGTTCTTACTCAGAACTCAACGCGGCAGAATGCTGACAGAGCAAGGCATCAAGTATTGCACTCACCAAAACGCTCGCAATGACGCCAATTCTACCGTATAA
- a CDS encoding class I SAM-dependent methyltransferase, translating to MKLELIQDWTDYNKSLLCSHDYYTDNGNKIYQLDHPYPIPNLLTNSQAHASSLFEILQANIPNYPPDHKITILDIGSGQGLFARELLIAAKESGLLDRIEIIVSDISVKALEDIAQSKILDEFTGHYQLMELDAFNPPTSLKDISMITMNYVYDALEMQPLRYQDDQFQKMQVKLLRPVDLEPGPFPLQTLVMESRWQDYKAESPNEKKYFKHLNQDPEQLYSYQAIAITEKLASLLDEHGFIFVAEMLEAKSPDLCFDLYGNCCAHETNELLIIRAMEAQGMEALLAKDSQLMRIFFFQNAEIKARLKDILYKEFNGITRTDKFLKSIQQKEL from the coding sequence GTGAAACTAGAACTGATACAAGACTGGACTGATTACAATAAATCATTACTTTGTAGCCACGATTACTACACCGATAACGGCAATAAGATTTATCAGCTTGATCATCCCTATCCCATTCCTAATCTATTAACCAATAGCCAAGCTCACGCATCTAGTCTTTTTGAAATTCTTCAAGCTAATATCCCAAACTATCCTCCTGATCATAAAATCACAATTCTTGATATCGGTTCCGGTCAAGGACTCTTTGCAAGAGAGCTATTAATCGCTGCCAAAGAATCTGGTTTACTAGATCGCATAGAAATTATAGTTAGTGACATCAGCGTGAAAGCACTTGAAGATATAGCTCAAAGCAAAATCCTAGATGAATTCACAGGACACTATCAGCTCATGGAACTTGATGCCTTTAATCCACCTACATCACTCAAAGATATTTCAATGATCACCATGAACTATGTCTATGACGCTCTTGAAATGCAGCCTCTGAGATACCAAGATGATCAATTCCAAAAGATGCAAGTTAAATTATTGAGACCAGTGGATTTAGAGCCTGGTCCTTTCCCATTACAAACACTAGTCATGGAAAGCCGCTGGCAAGACTATAAAGCCGAAAGCCCAAACGAAAAAAAATACTTCAAGCACCTCAATCAAGATCCTGAGCAACTCTACAGCTACCAAGCAATCGCCATAACAGAAAAACTGGCTAGCTTACTTGACGAACATGGTTTTATTTTTGTAGCAGAGATGCTCGAAGCCAAATCCCCTGATTTATGTTTTGATCTTTATGGTAATTGCTGTGCCCACGAAACTAATGAACTATTGATTATTAGAGCGATGGAGGCTCAAGGAATGGAAGCTCTGCTAGCAAAGGACTCTCAGTTGATGAGAATATTTTTCTTTCAAAATGCAGAAATCAAAGCAAGACTAAAAGATATCCTTTATAAGGAATTTAATGGAATAACAAGAACAGATAAATTTCTAAAGTCAATACAACAAAAAGAACTATAG
- a CDS encoding CofH family radical SAM protein yields the protein MALKTNQDIQTSSSFFINELANSSHAFAPIATKIVNQERVTYDEGVQLINSTELFLLGHMGNFVRERKAYDTAIARGFDEATAVKRMTQVWWNTNLHLNPTNVCIGECDFCSFARKPNEEGAYTMTIREALDRVAIARAEGATEVHIVGGLNPKTLIEYYSDLIRAIKKEVPGIHVKAFTAVEIEFFAKFTKTSYKEVFEALIEAGLDSMPGGGAEIFSRQVRDEMCPDKIPADEWIKIHQVAHQLGLRTNATMLAGIGEEAEERVEHLDILRKAQDASGGWQTFIPLSCHYEGNDLLERGVKPLTGYDQLKNIAVSRIMLDNFDNIKAYWIQLGEKMAQLALSFGANDLDGTVKAERITRAAGANKRSLAEDNLVNLIQGAGFEAIERDTTYNPIELSEHRVLVNH from the coding sequence ATGGCACTCAAAACCAATCAAGATATTCAGACGAGTTCGAGCTTTTTTATCAATGAGCTTGCCAACTCTAGTCATGCTTTTGCACCGATTGCAACCAAGATTGTGAATCAAGAGAGAGTGACTTATGACGAGGGTGTCCAATTAATTAACTCTACTGAGCTTTTTCTTCTCGGACACATGGGCAACTTTGTTCGTGAGCGTAAGGCTTATGACACAGCAATTGCTCGTGGTTTTGATGAAGCGACTGCAGTTAAACGCATGACTCAAGTTTGGTGGAACACTAATTTGCATCTTAATCCAACCAATGTCTGTATTGGCGAGTGTGATTTTTGTTCTTTTGCTCGTAAACCTAATGAAGAAGGTGCTTATACCATGACTATCCGCGAGGCGTTGGATAGAGTTGCTATTGCAAGAGCTGAAGGTGCAACTGAAGTTCATATAGTTGGCGGTTTGAATCCTAAGACTTTGATTGAGTACTATAGTGATTTGATTCGGGCTATCAAAAAAGAAGTTCCAGGGATTCATGTCAAAGCATTTACTGCTGTTGAAATAGAGTTTTTTGCCAAGTTTACTAAGACCTCTTATAAAGAAGTTTTTGAAGCATTAATAGAAGCAGGCTTGGATAGTATGCCTGGTGGCGGGGCTGAGATATTTTCTCGTCAGGTGCGAGACGAGATGTGCCCGGATAAAATCCCCGCTGATGAGTGGATTAAGATTCACCAAGTCGCTCACCAATTGGGTTTGAGGACTAACGCAACAATGCTTGCAGGGATTGGTGAAGAGGCTGAAGAACGAGTTGAGCATTTGGATATTTTACGTAAGGCGCAAGACGCAAGCGGAGGCTGGCAAACTTTTATTCCACTTTCTTGTCATTATGAAGGTAATGATTTACTTGAGCGTGGTGTAAAACCTTTGACTGGTTACGATCAGCTCAAAAATATTGCAGTTTCAAGAATCATGCTCGACAACTTTGACAATATCAAGGCTTATTGGATTCAACTTGGCGAGAAGATGGCACAACTTGCATTGAGTTTTGGAGCTAATGATCTTGATGGTACAGTCAAGGCAGAGAGAATTACTCGGGCTGCGGGTGCTAATAAAAGATCACTTGCTGAAGACAATCTTGTCAATCTTATTCAAGGAGCGGGTTTTGAAGCTATTGAAAGAGACACGACTTATAATCCAATTGAGTTGAGTGAGCACCGGGTGCTTGTTAATCATTAG
- a CDS encoding pyridoxine 5'-phosphate synthase — protein sequence MKELHVNIDHIATLRQARQTVEPSPLEAVKLLEMTKAAGITTHLREDRRHINDQDIKEIDQYLRSSRLSLTFEMGATEEIRQICLTTEAKLATIVPEKRQELTTEGGLNLTAQKEFLSEFIKPIMDNGTKISFFVDPVEEQIAASKEIGAAFVEIHTGTYANLFIQYHADRANYLLARDLMPLAFNDLVKPVQDELLRIDAAMKFAQELGLKTNLGHGLTIPNLPPLLEKLESIRELHIGHSLVANSVYFGLIDITDKFSRVLKSSTCPSLLALHQ from the coding sequence ATGAAAGAACTTCACGTTAATATCGATCACATAGCTACGCTAAGACAGGCTCGTCAAACTGTTGAGCCTAGTCCGCTTGAGGCTGTCAAGCTTTTGGAGATGACTAAGGCTGCTGGTATTACTACTCACTTGCGTGAGGATAGACGTCATATTAATGATCAGGATATTAAAGAGATTGATCAATATTTGAGATCATCTCGTTTGTCTTTGACTTTTGAGATGGGTGCAACTGAAGAGATCCGCCAAATATGTTTGACTACTGAAGCGAAGTTGGCAACAATAGTCCCAGAGAAGCGTCAGGAGCTAACAACTGAAGGCGGGCTCAATCTTACTGCGCAAAAAGAATTTTTGTCGGAGTTTATAAAACCAATTATGGACAATGGAACCAAGATCTCTTTTTTTGTAGATCCTGTTGAAGAGCAGATTGCTGCTAGTAAAGAAATTGGAGCAGCTTTTGTTGAAATTCATACTGGTACCTATGCCAACTTATTTATTCAATATCATGCAGATAGAGCAAATTATTTATTGGCTCGAGATTTAATGCCACTTGCTTTCAATGATTTAGTGAAGCCAGTTCAAGATGAGCTATTGAGAATCGATGCCGCTATGAAATTTGCTCAAGAGCTTGGGTTGAAAACCAATCTTGGACATGGTTTGACTATTCCTAACTTGCCGCCATTGTTAGAGAAGCTAGAGTCGATTAGAGAATTGCACATCGGACATTCTTTGGTTGCCAATAGTGTTTATTTTGGTTTAATTGATATTACAGACAAGTTTAGTCGGGTTTTGAAAAGTTCTACTTGCCCATCTCTTTTAGCATTGCATCAGTAG